The Mycoplasmoides genitalium G37 genomic sequence TGGTTTAATAGCAACGAACGTTTGTTTTTAAAAAATGAAGTGAAAAAGGTTAATTGACTAAACTCGCCAAGACAAAAACAACAAGCAGCTCAAATTGATGATCAAAACATTATTGAATTGAAAAATGTGTATAAATACATCACTAATGGCATTACTACAAATGCAGTTCTTAAAGGAGTTGATCTTGCCATTAAAAGTCATGATTTTATTGTGATTTTAGGCCCTTCAGGATCTGGTAAAACCACATTACTAAACATTATTTCAGGGATGGATAGAGCTTCTAGTGGTAGTGTTATTGTCAATGGTTATAACATGATTTGTTTAAATGATAGAAAGCTCACTAAATTCCGTCAAAAGTATGTTGGTTACATCTTTCAACAATACGGTTTATTACCTAATTTAACAGTTAGAGAAAACATTGAGATAGGAGCAAATCTTCAACCAGATCCTAGTAAAAGGATCAGCATTGATGCACTTTTAGAAGCGGTTGGGATGGATAGTTTGCAAAAGAAGCTTCCTAATGAATTGAGTGGTGGGCAACAGCAACGTGTTTCCATTGCAAGAGCTTTTGCTAAAAACCCCTTATTAATTTTTGGTGATGAACCTACTGGGGCACTTGATCTTGAGATGACCCAAATTGTTTTAAAACAGTTTTTAGCAATTAAAAAGCGTTATCAAACGACAATGATTATTGTTACCCACAACAATTTAATTGCTAACTTAGCTGATTTAGTTATCTATGTAGCAGATGGAAAAATAAAATCACTACACAGGAACTTAAATCCTAAACAGGTTGAAGAGATCCATTGAATTTAGATTATGAAATACTTATATGCCACTCAACACCTTACTTTAAATGCTATTAAGCATGCTAAGGGAGGACATGTTGGCATGGCCATTGGTGCAAGTCCTATCTTATTTAGTTTATTTACTAAACACTTTCACTTTGATCCTGACCAACCAAAGTGGATCAACAGAGATCGCTTTGTTTTAAGTGCTGGCCATGGTAGCATGGCATTATATTCAATTTTCCATTTTGCCGGACTTATTTCTAAACAAGAGATCTTACAGCATAAACATGGTCAAATTAACACTTCTTCCCATCCTGAATATGCTCCAAATAACTTCATAGATGCATCAACAGGCCCTTTAGGTCAAGGCTTTGGCATGGCAGTTGGCATGGTGTTAGCACAAAAGTTATTAGCTAATGAATTTAAAGAGCTAAGTGATAAATTGTTTGACCATTACACCTATGTGGTTGTTGGGGATGGAGATCTACAGGAGGGGGTTAGTTATGAAGTTAGTCAAATTGCTGGGTTATATAAATTAAATAAACTAATTGTGCTTCATGATTCAAATAGAGTGCAAATGGATAGTGAAGTAAAAAAAGTTGCTAATGAAAATCTAAAGGTTAGGTTTGAAAACGTTGGTTGGAATTACATCCATACTGATGATCAACTAGAAAATATTGATCAAGCTATTATTAAAGCCAAACAATCAGATAAGCCAACTTTTATTGAAGTGAGAACAACTATTGCTAAAAACACCCACCTTGAAGATCAGTATGGAGGACATTGGTTTATTCCCAATGAAGTGGACTTTCAACTTTTTGAGAAAAGAACAAATACTAACTTTAACTTTTTTAATTATCCAGATAGTATTTACCACTGATTCAAACAAACTGTTATTGAAAGACAAAAACAAATTAAAGAAGATTACAACAATTTGCTAATTTCTCTTAAAGACAAACCACTTTTTAAAAAATTTACTAATTGGATTGACAGTGATTTTCAAGCCCTTTATCTTAACCAACTAGATGAAAAGAAAGTAGCAAAAAAAGATAGTGCTACTAGAAACTATTTAAAAGATTTTTTAAACCAAATTAATAATCCTAATTCCAACTTGTATTGCTTAAATGCTGATGTATCACGTTCTTGTTTTATCAAGATAGGTGATGATAATCTCCATGAAAATCCTTGTTCTAGAAATATCCAAATAGGAATTAGGGAGTTTGCAATGGCAACAATAATGAATGGTATGGCACTTCATGGTGGTATTAAAGTGATGGGTGGTACTTTTTTAGCATTTGCTGATTATTCAAAGCCAGCAATTCGCTTAGGTGCATTAATGAACTTACCAGTATTTTATGTTTATACCCATGACTCTTATCAAGTAGGGGGTGATGGTCCTACTCATCAACCCTATGATCAACTACCAATGTTAAGAGCAATTGAAAATGTTTGTGTATTTCGTCCTTGTGATGAAAAGGAAACTTGTGCTGGATTTAACTATGGTCTTTTAAGTCAAGATCAGACAACTGTTTTGGTTTTAACACGTCAACCCTTAAAATCCATTGATAACACTGATAGTTTAAAAACACTGAAGGGTGGTTATATCCTTTTGGATAGAAAACAACCTGATTTAATTATTGCTGCTAGTGGTAGTGAAGTGCAACTTGCAATAGAGTTTGAAAAAGTTTTAACTAAACAAAATGTAAAGGTAAGAATTCTGTCAGTTCCCAATATAACTTTACTTTTAAAACAAGATGAAAAATATCTAAAGAGTTTATTTGATGCTAACAGTTCACTTATCACCATAGAAGCTAGTAGTAGCTATGAGTGGTTTTGCTTTAAGAAGTATGTTAAAAACCATGCTCATTTAGGAGCTTTTAGTTTTGGTGAATCTGATGATGGAGATAAAGTTTATCAGCAAAAAGGGTTTAATCTGGAAAGGTTAATGAAAATATTTACTTCCCTAAGAAATTAAAATTATCTTAATGTTGTATAGGTTTTGAAAAACAGGATTGGCAATTTTTATGCCTGGTTGCATCTTACTTTCATCCTGTTCTTTTAGAAGTTATATCCCAACTCCTAGTTTAAGAAATACTGTTGGTAATCACAACAGTTATGTTAATAATACTGTCCCTAAAAACAATTTTTATGAAAAGTTTTATGATCTAACTTTTGCTTTAAATTTCACTAATCAGAAAACTCAAGAGTTTGGTACTGGTTGGTTAATTGACTGAAAAGGAGATGAAACTAAAGATCTTAATACATTAACTATTGCTAGTTCTTCTATTATTTCCTCTGTAAGTAATCATTCTTTAAAAGAAAAACAAGATGACAAGCTTTTTATTGCTTATATTGCCACCAATTTACATCTGATAGATGGTTTAAAGAATGATCATGATTATCAACCATACAATAAAGATGGAAATGGTCTTAGTTTTCCATTTGATCAAAAAACCCAATCATTCTTATTGGGTAGGTTTGCCAATCCTAAGATAAATTCCAAACCAGAAGAGATGAACTACCAAGTTCAAACTCGTTTAAAACAAGATGCAATGGTGTTTATCCAAACCAGTACTTTACCTAAAACTGCTTATGCAGGAATTGATCCTATTAACTTTGATTACCATGAAACTAGTGATGAGAGTGGATTTTGAACTAAAAAACAAAGCACTGCAAACTTCCCTAGAACAAGAACATTAAAAAGTTATGCTGATTTTGCAGTTTTAGAGGTACCCTTATTCTTAGATAATGCTAATGATGCCAAGATTTATCAAGAGTGAATTAGACCAGCAGTTCAAGCTTATAAGGAGCTAGGGGATGTTGAAAATATTTTTGCTAAAACCCCATACGCTGAATATATTAATAACACCTACTACTTATTGGGTTATCCTGTTACTAATAACAATAAGTATCAGTTTATCTTAGGTCAAGATGAAAAGTGAAAGTTTTCTCAACAAACTTCTGTATTAAAGCACTATCAAAAACAACCTCTTCAACAAAGAACAGTTTATGTTGAACGTGATGATGGTCTTCCTACATTAACTTTTAATGAAGATAAACTCACTCATGTTCAAGGTACTGATCTAATTAATGTTGATCAGATTACCGATACTAATTTAGGAAATGGCTTAATAAATTATGCTGGTTTATCACGCTTTACTTTAAGCTATCACAATGTTGAATATAAGTTATTTGGTTATGGCACTATTTTAAATAATACTAATTTTCCAGGTGGATCTTCTGGTAGTGCTGTTTTCAACAAGGAAAAACAACTAACAAGTATTTACTTTGGTTCACTGATTAATGTAACAACTGGAAATAACAGGAATGTTAATTTAGGTTTGGGTCAAATTCTTCGTACTTATAACACTAATAATAGTAAGCACAGTGCACCATCATCATATGATTTAATTTTTGGTGATAAAAACACCATCAAGTTTTATGCACAGTTTGCAAAAGAAAAGCAAACTCATCTTTGAAATAAAATTCAAACATCTGTTAACTCTTCAATCAGCTTTTACAAAGACAAAAAATAATAATTAACTAACAATTTGTATTTGTGTTAAGACGTTATCTAACTCTGAGTTTTTCTAGCTTGCTTTTATTAGCACTGCTGTTTTTAACAGGCTGTTCTTTTGTTAGACCACAATTTCGCAGGGGCTTTAGAACCCAGTTTAAAATTAACTCTATTCCAACTGTTAGTGATCCTTATCACATTAACTACGACTTAACTTTTTCATTAAACTTTGCTTCCAACAAAAGAAATACTTATGGTACTGGTTGGTTAATTGATTGGAAAGGAGATGAAAATAACCCTGAGAAAAATGATCCTTTTAAAGTTTATTTAGCTACTAACCTCCATGTGATAGATGCTTTAAGAAATAATAATGACTATGAACCATATAACAAGGATAGTAATAACCAAGCTTTTAATAGTGAAGAGATCACTAGGTTCTTTTCTATAGGTAAATACACATATCCTAGTATTTTTAGTGAATTAAATTTCATTATCAATGCTAGAGAAGCGTTTGTTTCGATTCAAACCTCTACTATTCCTAAAACTGCTTATGCTGCTGTTAACTTTGTTGAAACACAAGGAGAGGATGAAAGTTATACAGATTCATTATCAACTGATAATAAAAGAGATATTTATGCGGATTTTGCTGTGATAGAAATTCCCTTATTCTTAACTAACCATCGCGATTATCAAGTATTTAATGAATTTATTAAACCAGCAATAGAAACATACAAACAACTAGGAAACTCTTCCTTTGAAAAAAAACAACTAGATCAACATAAAAACGACAACTTTTACATGTTAGGTTATCCTTTGGTTGAGAGTAGCATAGATGCTCTAATTTTGAACCAAAGAAGACAGTACAATAACAGTTATACTGAAAAATATACTCCTCAAACTTTAACCAAAGATCAACGTACCATTGACTTAAGCAGAGAAGTTCCTACTTTAATTCAGAACAAAACAGAAAACTCTACAGGAAGTCAATTACTAGTAAATCAATCTTTAAGTAGTACATCTGAAGGGATTATTGAATTTATTAAGTTACCTGAATTTAAACTCAATTATCATAATAAAAGTTACCGTCAATATGGTAGAGGTTTTGCTCTACAAAACACTAACTTTAGACCAGGTTCTTCAGGAACTTTAATGTTAAATAACCAAAAACAGATAGCAGGTATTTATTTTGGTGTTTTAGATTTTGGAGAAGATGTAAGTTTAATGAGTAACATTGGCGTTGGACAAATTCTTCGTGTTCCTCAAAAGAACAATACTAGAAATAGATCAATTGCTACTAATAAAAGCAACTATGATTTGATCTTTGGTGATAGCAATACAACTAACTTTTATGCAAAATTTGCTAGACAAAATAACACCCATCTTTATCAGATGATTTCAAATAGTAAAGATACAAAATTAAAGTATGTGAATACTGTTGAAAAAACAGTAAAAGCTAGTATTAAATAAAACAAAATAGTGACTTTCTTTTTTTATACTCATAAAAATGGAAAATCAAAACAGTTGTAGTTCTGTAAAAGAAAAAGAGTTATATAATCCAAAAAAGCCTTTTCTTTTTGCGGTAATTTCTTTCTTTGTTTTCATAATATTTTTTGCTTTAGCAGGTTCATTTACCAAATTTGCATTAGAAGAAAGCAGGGGTTATAGTTTTCTTGTTATTGTCTGTTATCTTCTAGGAACAGTTTGTTTTTTTGTTTTTATCTATTTTTGGTTTTGATTCTTATCTGAATTTTTTGCAAATAGAGTTCTAGTTAAGTTATGAGATTTACCTACTAAAAAGAGAAGAAAAAGACATGCAAAAAAACAAAGATAATTAGTTAAGTTTTAATAACTCAGTTGGCAAATAAATTAGGGAGTTATTAGAACGCTATTTTTTATTAATTTAAGTGTTTGTTTAAAATTTATTAAGTACTTTTTTAACTTGTTAAAAAAGTAGTTATTTTATTAGTTGGAAAGTGCAAAAAGAATTAAATATTTCAAATGATAAAAAGACTTGTTTAAATGAAATAGAAACAAGCAAAGTTAAATTTCTAACAACAACTTTAATTTTGTTGTGATCAATATTAATAACACTCTTAGTTGTTGTTAGTGTATTAGCATTTAATTTCATTTTATTAGGATCTACTAAACAAGGATTACCAAATACCAATGAAATAGAGACACTAAAAAGTTCATTAGCCTTGCAATTATCACAAAATGGTGTGATCTTATCAATAGCACTACTTGCTTTTTTTAGTTGGATGGCAATTGTTGGAATTCACAGCTTTTTAGTTGGAATTTTAGTTAATCATCAAACACTTAAAATAAGTAAAAAGTATGTTATTTTAGGTTCGATTTTTCCAATTATGGCATTAACAAATACTCTTGTAATTAGAAAAAAATTAAAAGCTTTATTAGGAGAGGGTAAGGTTCAAAAAGGACTCAAAGTTTTAACTATTAGTTTTATTTGTGTTTGAAGCTTGCAATTGATAATAGGCTTTTTTGTATGACTTTTTCCTTATGCTGGTGAGGCAGGAATTAATATAGGAATTAATTTATCTATTTTTAATTTGGCTCAGTTAGTAGGCTCAGATATAAATGTAATAACTTACTTTACAACTTTTTTAACGCTGCTTTTTGCATTTCTTTCATGAGCCGTATTGCATGTTTTAGCTTGCTTTATTTTGGTACATTTGACTATTTATAAACAACAAGAATGAATAAAAATTAAAGCTATTTACATTTTGGCTTTAACCTTAATTGATTTAATGGGTTTAATTTTGGCTTTTGGTATTATTGTTGTTAACAATACAAATTCTTCAAGTGTTGATGCAAAATCAAATTCCTTAGCATTAATTTTTAAGTTCATTTATTTTGGTAGTTCTATAGCAGCCTTTTTAACAGTTTTAAGTTTTGCTAGTTCAGTTGCTTTACTTGTCAATTTAATAAAAAAAGATAAGGGATTAACCTTAAAAAATTAGTTAACCTCCCCCAACCTCTATTTTCTGTTACTAGTGCCTAAGGTGGTATTGGAGTATCACAAGCTCAGTAAGGATGTAGTCAAAGAGAGTTTGGGGGTGGATACATCAGGTTCAACTTTTGATCCAACTAAAAGGTTGAAAAAAGATAGTCCAATGAAGGATTCAAACAAAGACAGTGAGAAACTCACCGAAGCAACTGCTTCATCCATGAGTAGTGGTGGGGCTACATCCACTCGCAAGGCCCTCAAGGTTGAGGTGGAGAAACAAAGTGGATCAACTGATTCACTTTTAAAAAACGACTTTGCTAAAAAGCCACTAAAGCATAAAGAAAATAGTGGGGAGGTGAAGTTGGATGCGAGTGGGGAGTTTGCCAATGATAAAGCCTGAAAACCGGTGTTGAAAACAGATGAGATAACAAGAGAGAGGGGGATGGGGGCGACTTAGACTTTCTCCCCTGAATCGGCAATGGTTATTCCTTCTCCAACTCCCCCTCCCCTTCTTCTTCTTCTTCTACTACTTCTACTTCCTCTTCTACCCCACTCCCCACTTTTTCTAACATCAATGTTGGGGTTAAATCAATGATCACTCAACACTTAAATCAGCAAAACACCCGGTGGGTGTTTACCCCTAACTCTTCACCAGACATCTGAACGGGAGCAGGGTATCGCAAGGGTTCATCAAACACCAACGGCATTCCCTTCGACCAGGTGAAACCTAGCAATAATAGTCAACAGTTTAATCCCAATTCAGATGATAATAAAGTCACTTCAGGTGGCTCCTCCAAACCAACCACCTACACCCATTTACCCAACAGTATCAGTCCCACCAGTGACTGGATCAATGCGTTGACTTTCACTAATAAGAATAACCCGCAAAGAAACCAACTGTTGCTCAGAGCACTGTTAGGAACGATCCCGGTATTGATCAATAAGAGTGGAGGAAGTGGGAATGAGTTTACCCATACGAGTGAGCAGCAGTGAAACGAAACAGATAAATTAGGAGGTAACCTCCCGGGGTTTGGGGAGGTGAATGGCGGTTTTTACCCAGTTTTACTTATTTAATAGTTAAAAAAGCTTTAGATTTTTATCAAATTTTTATCTATTTAATATTTAAGAAAGTCGCAAATTTTTATCAGTTTATTGGTCAAAGAAGTCGCAAATTTTTCTTAGTTTTTTATTTGCTTAATGGTTAAAAAAGCGTTAGTTTTTACCTTTATTTAATTAATAAACTTCGCCACCCCCATCACCGATTCTAAGGCTGATCTGGTTAGTTTGGCACAACTAGATGATTCCTATCAAATCTCCGACCAAACCATCCATAACACCAACCTGTTTGTGTTGTTCAAGTCCAAGGATGTGAAGCTTACATATAGTTCAAGTGGCTCAAATAACCAGATTAGTTTTGATTCAACTAGTCAAGCTAACAAACCCGCCTACATCGTTGAATTTACTAATTCCACCAACATTGGCATCAAGTGAAGCGTGGTGAAAAAATATAAGTTAGATGTGCCAAGTGTTTCAACAACCATGAACCAAGTGTTGCAAGAATTGATCCTTGAACAACCTTTGACTAAGTATACGCTTAATAGTAGTTTGGCCAAAGAGAAGGGCAAAAGCCAAAGGGAGGTGCATCTGGGTTCAAATTCAAATCAGTGACGATCGATGCGTGACCAACACGGCTTAAACAACAATCCCAGCCCAAATGCTTCAACTGGATTTAAACTCACTACCGGCAACGCATATAGAAAACTAAGTGAGTCCTGACCAATTTATCAACCAATTGATGGGACCAAGCAGGGCAAAGGGAAGGATAGTAGTGGGTGGAGTTCAACTGAAGCAACAACGGCAAAAAATGATGCGCCCAGTGTTTCTGGAGGGAGATCATCAGATCAAAGTAATAAATTCACCAAGTACCTCAACACCAAGCAAGCATTGGAAAGGATCGGTATCTTGTTTGAAAGTAATGGAGAGGCGAGGAATGTTGTTAGCCTCCTTCCTCTACTTTCAACCCAACAAGGTGAAAAGTGGTCAATACCAAACCACCAACACCTACAACAAGTTAATTGAACCTGACAAGTGACAATCAAGTAGTGATTTGAACAATATGACCAACTTGTTAAAACTCCTAACAACTAAAAATGTGAAAGCAAAGTTGGGGAAGACAGCCCAATCTCAGGAAAATAGTGGGGGGGTGAAATGATAAAAATGTTTTTAAATAACTACATTAATTCTCTTAAACTTACTAAATTATTTTTCCATTTCGAACTATTATTTGAAAAAAGTTATTAATTGCAAGTTGATAAAGAAAATGAAGCAAAATAACAAGAAAGAATTATCTAAATTTAAATAGACTAGAATTAAATTAAGACCAAAATGTTGCATGCAAACAACATATGCTCTTTTAGTTGTTTTTGGAATTTTATTAGTTCTAATTGGACTAGGATTTTTATTTTGAGCTTTAAAAATTTCACTTAAAGAACAAAAGAAAGGTCAAATTACTAATGATTTGACTTCCAATAACTCACTTAAAAATGAAGTTCCTAGAGGGAGTTGATGAAAAAGAAACAACAAATTAGTTTTATTTTTGCTTGCAATAGTTTTTTTAATGCTAGGAATAGGTGGACTTGTTTCCCTTCCTAAGCTGTTTGGTTAATAAAATTTAGTAGTTTTAAAATGCAGATTAGTTTAGTTAAAATCCGCAATAAGTTTAAACAAAGAAACCGTGGTTCTTTTCGTCAGTGAGTTGGTAAGCTTTCCAACGGTTTGATGATCCCTATTGCAGTTTTGCCTTTAGCAGGTATTTTTTTAGGAATCGGTGATGCCATTTCTTCCAATTCATCTGGCATTGTTGGTGTGAAATTTTTTGGTGAATTTATTAAACAAGGTGGTAATGTAGTTTTTGCTAACTTACCTATTTTGTTTGCAGTTGCAATTGCGATCACCTTTTCTCAAGATGCAGGGGTTGCTGGATTTTCTGCTTTTGTTTTTTGGGCCACAATGAACGCGTTTATGAGTTCATTAATTATTCCTGTTGATGCAAATAATACTGCTTCAGGTTATAACATCCTTTATTGAAAAGCAGTACCTCAGTCAGCAATTGCTTCTACTTTAGGATTAAATTCACTTTCAACTTCAGTTTTTGGTGGGATTATAGTAGGGGCTTTAACTGCATATTTATATAACAAGTTTTATGCAATTAGATTGCCTGATGTAATTGGGTTTTTTAGTGGTACTAGGTTTGTTCCTATTATTTGTATGACTATTGCTATTCCAGTAGCATTACTTTTATTGATGGTTTGACCTGGTGTTTCTATCTTATTAAATTTAATAGGAACTGGGCTTGGAATCTTAGGTGGAAGAGGATATGGTGCTAACAGTTTAATCTTTGGATATATAGAAAGAGCACTAATTCCTTTTGGAGTACATCATGCCTTTTATGCACCATTATGATATACAAGTGCAGGCGGTAGTTTGCAAGAAATTGCAAATCAACAAGTTTGGATTAGAGCTCCTGGTAGTGATTATGTAACCAGAGTGATAGGTTGAGAAGATTTTAATACTCCAGGAAAATGAGTTATTCCTGCTGCTTTAGCTAATGGAACAAGTGGAATGATGAATGGAGCTACTACAACAGGACAAGATAGTACATCTGCACTTTCAAAATACATGAGTAAAGAATCAACAAACTTTCTAAGTTGAAAAGAACTTGTTGATGGTCTTACACGTAAAGGTAACTTTGATGAATTGGCTAAAAACGGTTTATTAGATGGTTCTAACAAGATTTGAATTGGTTTAAACCAGTCAGGGATCTTAGGTAAAAAAGTACTGTTAAGTGATGGTAAGGACTACACTATTACCTTTAAAACTTTTGCTAACACCACGCCAACATTCTGAAGCCATGGTGCTCATGCACTTTTACCAATTAGTGGAACTCCAAGTGCAATAACTAATGGAGTTACTGTTAATGGTACTGCTAATTCTAAAACCTATAATGTCAGTCAGTTCACTGTTGCAGTTCCTTCTTTAAACCCAGCACAATATTCCCAAGGTAAATTCCCATTCATGCTAATTGGAATTCCAGCAGCTGGACTTGCAATGATCTTAGCTGCTCCTAAGGGTAGAAGAAAAGAAGCTAGTTCTATTATTGGTAGTGCTGCATTCACTAGTTTTCTAACAGGGATCACCGAACCTTTTGAATTTACCTTTCTTTTCTTAGCACCATGGTTATTCTATGGTATCCACGCTGTATTAGCTGCAGTAAGCTTTTGATTAATGAACTTATTGAGTGCTAACGTTGGACAAACCTTCTCAGGTTCTTTCATTGACTTTATCTTGTATGGGGCTTTACCTGATGGTAGGGGTTGATTAGCAAACTCTTACTTAGTACCTATTATTGGTATCTTTTTAGCATTGATTTATTTCCCTACCTTCTATTTCTTGACAATTCGCTTTAACTTAGCAACTCCTGGTAGAGGTGGTAAGTTAATTACTAAAAAGGAATATTTAGCAGCAAAAGCAGCTCAAAAAACTGATCAAACTACTAACACTAACTTTAATCAAACCCAAATTGAAGCTGGTATGTTACTAAGAGCTTATGGTGGAAGTGAAAACATTGCTGAATTAGGGGCTTGCATTACTAAATTAAGAGTA encodes the following:
- the ptsG gene encoding glucose-specific PTS IICBA transporter, yielding MQISLVKIRNKFKQRNRGSFRQWVGKLSNGLMIPIAVLPLAGIFLGIGDAISSNSSGIVGVKFFGEFIKQGGNVVFANLPILFAVAIAITFSQDAGVAGFSAFVFWATMNAFMSSLIIPVDANNTASGYNILYWKAVPQSAIASTLGLNSLSTSVFGGIIVGALTAYLYNKFYAIRLPDVIGFFSGTRFVPIICMTIAIPVALLLLMVWPGVSILLNLIGTGLGILGGRGYGANSLIFGYIERALIPFGVHHAFYAPLWYTSAGGSLQEIANQQVWIRAPGSDYVTRVIGWEDFNTPGKWVIPAALANGTSGMMNGATTTGQDSTSALSKYMSKESTNFLSWKELVDGLTRKGNFDELAKNGLLDGSNKIWIGLNQSGILGKKVLLSDGKDYTITFKTFANTTPTFWSHGAHALLPISGTPSAITNGVTVNGTANSKTYNVSQFTVAVPSLNPAQYSQGKFPFMLIGIPAAGLAMILAAPKGRRKEASSIIGSAAFTSFLTGITEPFEFTFLFLAPWLFYGIHAVLAAVSFWLMNLLSANVGQTFSGSFIDFILYGALPDGRGWLANSYLVPIIGIFLALIYFPTFYFLTIRFNLATPGRGGKLITKKEYLAAKAAQKTDQTTNTNFNQTQIEAGMLLRAYGGSENIAELGACITKLRVTVKNPELVNETIIKDLGAAGVMRTTPTFFVAVFGTRAAVYKSAMQDIIQGKVNWTELQKVLDKNDSTVEKPEIKPTPVLKVQDEIVILSPVNGTLKPLTQVPDDTFKNRLVGDGIAILPSDGHFKAPGDVGVKTELAFPTGHAFIFDVDGVKVMLHIGIDTVKINADKKPGEQLEVFDVKTKQGEYTKLKSESVVEVDLKKLKRKYDPITPFIVMQESLDNFKLVPIRQRGEIKVGQPLFKLIYKDKKS
- a CDS encoding MPN207a family PTS transporter accessory protein, giving the protein MQTTYALLVVFGILLVLIGLGFLFWALKISLKEQKKGQITNDLTSNNSLKNEVPRGSWWKRNNKLVLFLLAIVFLMLGIGGLVSLPKLFG
- a CDS encoding transketolase, with the protein product MKYLYATQHLTLNAIKHAKGGHVGMAIGASPILFSLFTKHFHFDPDQPKWINRDRFVLSAGHGSMALYSIFHFAGLISKQEILQHKHGQINTSSHPEYAPNNFIDASTGPLGQGFGMAVGMVLAQKLLANEFKELSDKLFDHYTYVVVGDGDLQEGVSYEVSQIAGLYKLNKLIVLHDSNRVQMDSEVKKVANENLKVRFENVGWNYIHTDDQLENIDQAIIKAKQSDKPTFIEVRTTIAKNTHLEDQYGGHWFIPNEVDFQLFEKRTNTNFNFFNYPDSIYHWFKQTVIERQKQIKEDYNNLLISLKDKPLFKKFTNWIDSDFQALYLNQLDEKKVAKKDSATRNYLKDFLNQINNPNSNLYCLNADVSRSCFIKIGDDNLHENPCSRNIQIGIREFAMATIMNGMALHGGIKVMGGTFLAFADYSKPAIRLGALMNLPVFYVYTHDSYQVGGDGPTHQPYDQLPMLRAIENVCVFRPCDEKETCAGFNYGLLSQDQTTVLVLTRQPLKSIDNTDSLKTLKGGYILLDRKQPDLIIAASGSEVQLAIEFEKVLTKQNVKVRILSVPNITLLLKQDEKYLKSLFDANSSLITIEASSSYEWFCFKKYVKNHAHLGAFSFGESDDGDKVYQQKGFNLERLMKIFTSLRN
- a CDS encoding DUF31 family protein, translating into MPGCILLSSCSFRSYIPTPSLRNTVGNHNSYVNNTVPKNNFYEKFYDLTFALNFTNQKTQEFGTGWLIDWKGDETKDLNTLTIASSSIISSVSNHSLKEKQDDKLFIAYIATNLHLIDGLKNDHDYQPYNKDGNGLSFPFDQKTQSFLLGRFANPKINSKPEEMNYQVQTRLKQDAMVFIQTSTLPKTAYAGIDPINFDYHETSDESGFWTKKQSTANFPRTRTLKSYADFAVLEVPLFLDNANDAKIYQEWIRPAVQAYKELGDVENIFAKTPYAEYINNTYYLLGYPVTNNNKYQFILGQDEKWKFSQQTSVLKHYQKQPLQQRTVYVERDDGLPTLTFNEDKLTHVQGTDLINVDQITDTNLGNGLINYAGLSRFTLSYHNVEYKLFGYGTILNNTNFPGGSSGSAVFNKEKQLTSIYFGSLINVTTGNNRNVNLGLGQILRTYNTNNSKHSAPSSYDLIFGDKNTIKFYAQFAKEKQTHLWNKIQTSVNSSISFYKDKK
- a CDS encoding DUF31 family protein, which gives rise to MLRRYLTLSFSSLLLLALLFLTGCSFVRPQFRRGFRTQFKINSIPTVSDPYHINYDLTFSLNFASNKRNTYGTGWLIDWKGDENNPEKNDPFKVYLATNLHVIDALRNNNDYEPYNKDSNNQAFNSEEITRFFSIGKYTYPSIFSELNFIINAREAFVSIQTSTIPKTAYAAVNFVETQGEDESYTDSLSTDNKRDIYADFAVIEIPLFLTNHRDYQVFNEFIKPAIETYKQLGNSSFEKKQLDQHKNDNFYMLGYPLVESSIDALILNQRRQYNNSYTEKYTPQTLTKDQRTIDLSREVPTLIQNKTENSTGSQLLVNQSLSSTSEGIIEFIKLPEFKLNYHNKSYRQYGRGFALQNTNFRPGSSGTLMLNNQKQIAGIYFGVLDFGEDVSLMSNIGVGQILRVPQKNNTRNRSIATNKSNYDLIFGDSNTTNFYAKFARQNNTHLYQMISNSKDTKLKYVNTVEKTVKASIK
- a CDS encoding ABC transporter ATP-binding protein, with the protein product MDFFSLNKIIKPNQKFTSNEAEFLQIATDYLEESQNYLQKGLKQLKKEYKRSIIYNPNLEYKRFVKWKENFTETFESYYDRFFITKYNHYSLSLLFSFINEQIETVIASYNSFLNEHNKLAFNKVSFSFEKKLFEATQQFNNLEKNTAISDDLPLQFKVRTTQLKAQRERELKNLLNKIKLKNLSEKKQEILLNNWFNSNERLFLKNEVKKVNWLNSPRQKQQAAQIDDQNIIELKNVYKYITNGITTNAVLKGVDLAIKSHDFIVILGPSGSGKTTLLNIISGMDRASSGSVIVNGYNMICLNDRKLTKFRQKYVGYIFQQYGLLPNLTVRENIEIGANLQPDPSKRISIDALLEAVGMDSLQKKLPNELSGGQQQRVSIARAFAKNPLLIFGDEPTGALDLEMTQIVLKQFLAIKKRYQTTMIIVTHNNLIANLADLVIYVADGKIKSLHRNLNPKQVEEIHWI